In Falsirhodobacter halotolerans, the DNA window TCGGTTCCCTCGGGGCGCGGCATGTGTGTCAGAGGGGCACGATATCCACATCCACGCCGGTGGCCCGCAGATCGCCCAGGGCCTGCGGGGAAATCCGGTCGTCCGTGACGATCCGGTCGATCTCGGTCACATGCGCGAACCGGCAGAAGGCGCGAGTGAAGATCTTGCTGCTGTCCACCAGAAGGATCACGGTGTCCGCGGCGGCGACGATGCCGCGCTTGATCTCGGCCAATTCGATCGAGGTGTCGGAGAGGCCGTCGATCGCAACGGCGTGGGCCCCGAGGAACGCGATGTCGGCATGAAGGCGTCCGAGGTCGCGAAGGCAGGCCGCCCCGATCAGCGTGTCCGATCCGTGCCGCACCCGACCGGCGGGCATGTGGCATTCGATCTGCGTGGCGGGGGCCAAGGTGGCGGCGATCATCAGATCGTTGGTGGTCGCGGTGAACGGCACCCCGCGTTTCATCGCGGCGCGGGCGCAGGCGGCGGTGGTGCTGCCGCTGTCGAACAGGACGGTCTGGCCCGGCTCGATCAGGGCGGCGGCGTGCTGGCCGATGCGGTCCTTCGCGCCCCGTTCGATCTGGGAGGAGATGGCAGGCTCCGTCTCGCGCGCGCGTTCGCCGCTGGAATTGATCATCGCGCCGCCATGCGTGCGGGTCAGATGGCCCGTCAGGCACAGATATTCGACATCCCGCCGCGTGGTCGAAAGCGAGGCCCCCACCTGCGCCGCCAGATCGGGAAGCGCCACGATGCGGTCCCGACGCAGGATTTCGATGATCCGGGCGCGGCGTTGTGCGGGAAGCATGACCCATCCTTCGAAAAACGCAACCCTAGGCGGGCGCGCGGGGGCGGTCAACATCGGTCAAAAGATGCCAGCAGCGTTCATCGGGTTGCATGATCGGTCAATCTGGGCCAAGGATGTGCCATCGGCCTCAGCCGGGTGTTCCCGCCCTGCGGCCCCAATGGCGGAGGATTCATGCAGATCAAGGCGACACTCGAACGCATTCCCGGCGGCATGATGGTCGTGCCGCTTCTTCTTGGGGCCACGATCAACACGCTGGCGCCCGATCTGCTGCGGATCGGCAATTTCACCGAAGCCCTGTTCGTCAACAGCGCAAGCACGCTGATCGCCCTGTTCCTGCTGTGCGCGGGCGCGCAGATCAACCTGTCGAATGTCGGCACCGCGGCGGCCAAGGGGGCGACGCTTCTGGTCGTGAAATGGCTTGTCGGCGCGGCGGTGGGTCTTCTGGCCTTCCTGCTGGCGGGGGAGAACGGGCTGTTCTTCGGCATGGTCCCGCTGGCGATCATCGCGGCCATGACCAATTCGAACGGGGGGCTGTATGTCGCCATCGTGGGGCAATATGGCCGCGCGGACGACAAGGCGGCCTATTCCCTGCTGGCGCTGAACGACGGGCCGTTCCTGACGATGGTCGCGCTGGCGATCTTCGGCGCGATGGGCTTCGTCGACGGGTTCTTTTCCATCGTGACCTTCGTGTCGGTGCTGCTGCCCATTCTGGTGGGGATGGTCCTTGGCAATCTGGACGGCAACATGCGTGCGTTCCTGGCCAAGGGAAGCGACATGCTTATCCCCTTCTTCGCCTTTGCCCTTGGGATGAACATCAGCTTTTCGGCCATTCTGGCGGGCGGGTTGTCGGGCGTCCTGATCGGGGTGCTGACGGTGTTCGTGACCGGCACGGCGGGATACCTTGTCTTCCGCATGTTGGGCTGGAACCCCATCGTCGGGGCGGCCGAAGGCTCCACCGCGGGCAACGCCGTCGCGACCCCGGTGGCGATCGCCGCCGCCAACCCCGCCTTTGCGGCGCT includes these proteins:
- a CDS encoding DeoR/GlpR family DNA-binding transcription regulator, with amino-acid sequence MLPAQRRARIIEILRRDRIVALPDLAAQVGASLSTTRRDVEYLCLTGHLTRTHGGAMINSSGERARETEPAISSQIERGAKDRIGQHAAALIEPGQTVLFDSGSTTAACARAAMKRGVPFTATTNDLMIAATLAPATQIECHMPAGRVRHGSDTLIGAACLRDLGRLHADIAFLGAHAVAIDGLSDTSIELAEIKRGIVAAADTVILLVDSSKIFTRAFCRFAHVTEIDRIVTDDRISPQALGDLRATGVDVDIVPL
- a CDS encoding 2-keto-3-deoxygluconate permease — translated: MQIKATLERIPGGMMVVPLLLGATINTLAPDLLRIGNFTEALFVNSASTLIALFLLCAGAQINLSNVGTAAAKGATLLVVKWLVGAAVGLLAFLLAGENGLFFGMVPLAIIAAMTNSNGGLYVAIVGQYGRADDKAAYSLLALNDGPFLTMVALAIFGAMGFVDGFFSIVTFVSVLLPILVGMVLGNLDGNMRAFLAKGSDMLIPFFAFALGMNISFSAILAGGLSGVLIGVLTVFVTGTAGYLVFRMLGWNPIVGAAEGSTAGNAVATPVAIAAANPAFAALSQLATVQVAASVVTTAILMPLYISFLVTRTDLTGLRDPDPIHDDR